In a single window of the Zea mays cultivar B73 chromosome 5, Zm-B73-REFERENCE-NAM-5.0, whole genome shotgun sequence genome:
- the LOC103628843 gene encoding uncharacterized protein isoform X1: protein MGHNAGRTPFIDISNTSITGDQNGSNSLRPIVDANERKRQRDKERYATMSIEQKNEKNRKRREARQRNKGLPIKSESSREDINTNQTREAVNVEISRDVHLGSGPIKNTPSTGNSIERKRQRDRERRATMSAEQRNEYNNKRRQMRQRNKGQNVMPAISGDGDKKVNVDPDDDSDWLHRNETFQSNDYVATTDLLPPGSVHESVGTIGESGIGVREYRLERLRLYNQTPKRKEAKIEYMRKRRVLQADTLNVVSIAMEDPTYTPEVVHPATEPSTVIACDWVIPEFVRTPFLPAQTQTEDVGSFDMSTEAIKRKHHVPRGERQAILARRNQQFQASIARNVTTLNGDTIGDANNNAQCSVPCQAATLPTNGSEGITEQASGVEHTQEKPRVISNDDDDETVIFGEDDDDDERYIFAGQYEETDKDIKIDGTQDESTGTDVPDPYDKVYSNLPEETHMLKPVPDCGYCTAKKFEYEPPGFCYCGGKVELAPLDTPPQLRRLWDSADSDAKHFRDNIRFFNGHFSFTSLYCCLDSMTTNVRDSGIYTFRAQGMMYHNIKSFGKEGGSEHKHLELYFYDDDPSLEHRYRKCREEQLQKDKEVIKQIVGILHGNPYSEHLRSMGHVENLDDYHIALNLDQTLNQKTYNTPLTSEVAAVWIEGSERRGQFSKSVMLHGKDRSSHGIRSYHGCYDALSYPLFFPRGELGWHANIPKVGVSMDEVDAYRATHRANNSNDEDAG, encoded by the exons ATGGGCCATAATGCTGGTCGCACACcattcatagacatctcgaacacaAGCATTACAG GTGATCAAAATGGATCGAACTCGCTTAGACCAATAGTCGATGCTAATGAACGTAAGAGGCAAAGGGATAAGGAAAGATATGCCACGATGTCCATTGAACaaaagaatgagaaaaataggAAGCGACGTGAAGCACGTCAACGAAATAAAGGACTACCCATAAAGTCCGAGTCATCTAGAG AAGACATTAATACGAATCAGACACGTGAGGCGGTCAACGTTGAAATAAGTCGAGATGTGCATCTTGGTTCAG GTCCTATTAAAAACACTCCATCGACTGGTAATTCTATCGAACGAAAGAGGCAAAGGGATAGAGAAAGGCGTGCAACAATGTCGGCTGAACAAAGGAATGAGTACAATAACAAGCGTCGTCAAATGCGTCAACGAAATAAGGGACAAAATGTGATGCCAGCTATTTCAGGAG ATGGCGACAAAAAAGTAAATGTGGATCCAGATGATGATAGCGACTGGCTGCATCGGAACGAGACATTCCAGTCAAATGACTATGTCGCAACGACAGACCTTCTGCCACCAG GCAGTGTGCATGAATCTGTTGGTACCATTGGGGAATCGGGTATCGGCGTGAGGGAGTATAGGCTTGAACGCCTTAGGTTGTATAATCAGACACCAAAGCGGAAAGAGGCAAAGATAGAGTACATGAGAAAACGTAGAGTGCTACAGGCTGACACTTTGAATGTTGTGTCCATCGCCATGGAAGACCCAACATATACCCCTGAGGTTGTGCACCCTGCAACGGAACCTTCAACAGTTATCGCCTGTGACTGGGTCATCCCTGAATTCGTTAGGACACCTTTCCTACCAGCTCAAACACAGACCGAGGATGTCGGTTCATTTGATATGTCTACTGAAGCAATAAAACGTAAACATCATGTGCCGCGTGGGGAAAGACAAGCTATCTTAGCCCGTCGAAACCAGCAATTTCAAGCATCCATTGCAAGGAACGTGACTACTTTGAATGGGGATACTATCGGTGACGCCAACAACAATG CACAATGTAGTGTTCCATGCCAAGCCGCTACCTTGCCAACAAATGGAAGTGAAGGCATAACCGAACAAGCAAGTGGGGTGGAGCATACACAAGAGAAGCCAAGGGTCATTTCCAATG atgatgatgatgagacTGTCATATTCGGAGaagatgatgacgacgacgagagATACATATTCGCTGGCCAAT ATGAGGAGACTGACAAGGACATTAAAATCGATGGTACTCAAGATGAATCTACTGGCACTGATGTGCCTGACCCGTACGACAAGGTATACAGTAACCTCCCTGAAGAAACGCATATGCTGAAGCCAGTTCCTGACTGCGGTTATTGCACTGCGAAGAAGTTTGAGTACGAGCCACCTGGGTTTTGCTACTGTGGTgggaaggttgagctagcacCACTGGATACCCCTCCCCAGCTCAGGAGGTTGTGGGATAGTGCAGACTCTGATGCTAAGCACTTTCgtgataacattaggttttttaatggccatttctctttcacttcTCTGTACTGTTGCCTCGATAGTATGACAACTAATGTGCGAGATTCTGGTATATACACGTTCCGAGCACAAGGCATGATGTACCACAATATCAAGTCATTCGGTAAGGAAGGTGGGTCAGAGCATAAACATCTAGAGCTTTACTTTTACGATGATGATCCCAGTCTCGAGCATCGGTACCGTAAGTGTCGTGAAGAGCAGCTTCAGAAAGACAAAGAGGTTATTAAACAGATAGTTGGCATACTCCATGGAAACCCGTACTCCGAGCACCTTAGGAGCATGGGCCATGTTGAGAACCTTGATGACTATCATATCGCATTGAACCTTGACCAGACTTTGAACCAGAAGACATATAACACGCCTCTCACTTCGGAGGTGGCTGCTGTATGGATCGAGGGGAGCGAACGGCGAGGCCAGTTCAGCAAGAGTGTTATGCTACATgggaaggataggtcaagccacggCATTCGCTCATACCATGGATGCTACGATGCACTATCGTATCCACTGTTCTTCCCTAGaggtgaacttggatggcatgcaaATATCCCAAAGGTTGGTGTATCCATGGATGAAGTGGATGCATACCGTGCGACACATAGGGCAAACAATTCAAACGATGAAGATGCAGGTTAG
- the LOC103628843 gene encoding uncharacterized protein isoform X2 — MGHNAGRTPFIDISNTSITGDQNGSNSLRPIVDANERKRQRDKERYATMSIEQKNEKNRKRREARQRNKGLPIKSESSRDINTNQTREAVNVEISRDVHLGSGPIKNTPSTGNSIERKRQRDRERRATMSAEQRNEYNNKRRQMRQRNKGQNVMPAISGDGDKKVNVDPDDDSDWLHRNETFQSNDYVATTDLLPPGSVHESVGTIGESGIGVREYRLERLRLYNQTPKRKEAKIEYMRKRRVLQADTLNVVSIAMEDPTYTPEVVHPATEPSTVIACDWVIPEFVRTPFLPAQTQTEDVGSFDMSTEAIKRKHHVPRGERQAILARRNQQFQASIARNVTTLNGDTIGDANNNAQCSVPCQAATLPTNGSEGITEQASGVEHTQEKPRVISNDDDDETVIFGEDDDDDERYIFAGQYEETDKDIKIDGTQDESTGTDVPDPYDKVYSNLPEETHMLKPVPDCGYCTAKKFEYEPPGFCYCGGKVELAPLDTPPQLRRLWDSADSDAKHFRDNIRFFNGHFSFTSLYCCLDSMTTNVRDSGIYTFRAQGMMYHNIKSFGKEGGSEHKHLELYFYDDDPSLEHRYRKCREEQLQKDKEVIKQIVGILHGNPYSEHLRSMGHVENLDDYHIALNLDQTLNQKTYNTPLTSEVAAVWIEGSERRGQFSKSVMLHGKDRSSHGIRSYHGCYDALSYPLFFPRGELGWHANIPKVGVSMDEVDAYRATHRANNSNDEDAG, encoded by the exons ATGGGCCATAATGCTGGTCGCACACcattcatagacatctcgaacacaAGCATTACAG GTGATCAAAATGGATCGAACTCGCTTAGACCAATAGTCGATGCTAATGAACGTAAGAGGCAAAGGGATAAGGAAAGATATGCCACGATGTCCATTGAACaaaagaatgagaaaaataggAAGCGACGTGAAGCACGTCAACGAAATAAAGGACTACCCATAAAGTCCGAGTCATCTAGAG ACATTAATACGAATCAGACACGTGAGGCGGTCAACGTTGAAATAAGTCGAGATGTGCATCTTGGTTCAG GTCCTATTAAAAACACTCCATCGACTGGTAATTCTATCGAACGAAAGAGGCAAAGGGATAGAGAAAGGCGTGCAACAATGTCGGCTGAACAAAGGAATGAGTACAATAACAAGCGTCGTCAAATGCGTCAACGAAATAAGGGACAAAATGTGATGCCAGCTATTTCAGGAG ATGGCGACAAAAAAGTAAATGTGGATCCAGATGATGATAGCGACTGGCTGCATCGGAACGAGACATTCCAGTCAAATGACTATGTCGCAACGACAGACCTTCTGCCACCAG GCAGTGTGCATGAATCTGTTGGTACCATTGGGGAATCGGGTATCGGCGTGAGGGAGTATAGGCTTGAACGCCTTAGGTTGTATAATCAGACACCAAAGCGGAAAGAGGCAAAGATAGAGTACATGAGAAAACGTAGAGTGCTACAGGCTGACACTTTGAATGTTGTGTCCATCGCCATGGAAGACCCAACATATACCCCTGAGGTTGTGCACCCTGCAACGGAACCTTCAACAGTTATCGCCTGTGACTGGGTCATCCCTGAATTCGTTAGGACACCTTTCCTACCAGCTCAAACACAGACCGAGGATGTCGGTTCATTTGATATGTCTACTGAAGCAATAAAACGTAAACATCATGTGCCGCGTGGGGAAAGACAAGCTATCTTAGCCCGTCGAAACCAGCAATTTCAAGCATCCATTGCAAGGAACGTGACTACTTTGAATGGGGATACTATCGGTGACGCCAACAACAATG CACAATGTAGTGTTCCATGCCAAGCCGCTACCTTGCCAACAAATGGAAGTGAAGGCATAACCGAACAAGCAAGTGGGGTGGAGCATACACAAGAGAAGCCAAGGGTCATTTCCAATG atgatgatgatgagacTGTCATATTCGGAGaagatgatgacgacgacgagagATACATATTCGCTGGCCAAT ATGAGGAGACTGACAAGGACATTAAAATCGATGGTACTCAAGATGAATCTACTGGCACTGATGTGCCTGACCCGTACGACAAGGTATACAGTAACCTCCCTGAAGAAACGCATATGCTGAAGCCAGTTCCTGACTGCGGTTATTGCACTGCGAAGAAGTTTGAGTACGAGCCACCTGGGTTTTGCTACTGTGGTgggaaggttgagctagcacCACTGGATACCCCTCCCCAGCTCAGGAGGTTGTGGGATAGTGCAGACTCTGATGCTAAGCACTTTCgtgataacattaggttttttaatggccatttctctttcacttcTCTGTACTGTTGCCTCGATAGTATGACAACTAATGTGCGAGATTCTGGTATATACACGTTCCGAGCACAAGGCATGATGTACCACAATATCAAGTCATTCGGTAAGGAAGGTGGGTCAGAGCATAAACATCTAGAGCTTTACTTTTACGATGATGATCCCAGTCTCGAGCATCGGTACCGTAAGTGTCGTGAAGAGCAGCTTCAGAAAGACAAAGAGGTTATTAAACAGATAGTTGGCATACTCCATGGAAACCCGTACTCCGAGCACCTTAGGAGCATGGGCCATGTTGAGAACCTTGATGACTATCATATCGCATTGAACCTTGACCAGACTTTGAACCAGAAGACATATAACACGCCTCTCACTTCGGAGGTGGCTGCTGTATGGATCGAGGGGAGCGAACGGCGAGGCCAGTTCAGCAAGAGTGTTATGCTACATgggaaggataggtcaagccacggCATTCGCTCATACCATGGATGCTACGATGCACTATCGTATCCACTGTTCTTCCCTAGaggtgaacttggatggcatgcaaATATCCCAAAGGTTGGTGTATCCATGGATGAAGTGGATGCATACCGTGCGACACATAGGGCAAACAATTCAAACGATGAAGATGCAGGTTAG
- the LOC103627701 gene encoding DExH-box ATP-dependent RNA helicase DExH15 chloroplastic — MHCIAPRLLLLPLPTVSRHALSPTQTPPLPPLLPSRACKFHLASARSPSRAAASVSGDDEDEEVDVDDDEDDETTIRNVDDEYDDDFEDGDEGDEGDEEAVDEESGGEYEEEAGEDEDKREDTAARRRDSEEYKSRRVAKLVAEVREFGEDVIDYNELAGIYDFPIDKFQRLAIQAFLRGSSVVVSAPTSSGKTLIAEAAAVATVARGRRLFYTTPLKALSNQKFRDFRNTFGDHNVGLLTGDSAINKDAQILIMTTEILRNMLYQSVGMTASEGRLFQVDVIVLDEVHYLSDISRGTVWEETVIYCPKEVQLICLSATVANPDELAGWISQIHGKTELVTSNKRPVPLTWHFSKKYSLQPLLDGKGKKMNRKLRMSNSQNLASPKSEFYYVKGKRRFRTNKIEQGNSRPLDISKQVQLSKHELSNMRRSQVPLIRDTLSQLWENGMLPAIWFIFSRRGCDAAVEYLEDCRLLHDCEASEVELELRRFKMQYPDAIRESAVKGLMRGVAAHHAGCLPLWKSFIEELFQRGLVKVVFATETLAAGINMPARTAVISSLSKRIDAGRQLLTPNELFQMAGRAGRRGIDTVGHAVLVQTPYEGPEECCDIIFAGLEPLVSQFTASYGMVLNLLAGSKVTHKQKESDDVKDKHSGRTLEEARKLVEQSFGNYVGSNVMVAAKEETERIRQEIQYLSSEITDESIDRKCREELSEEDYAEISLLQKRLKEEKQIRNELKKKMELERMAAWKNRLEEFESGHLPFMCLQYKDKDSIQHTIPAVFIGNLNSFADQKIMNMVEDDSLVSGKPKRDSGEQLYRPSYYVALSSDNSWYLFTEKWIKTVYKTGLPAVPSVEGGTLPRETLKQLLLREELVWDKVEKSEYGSLLSMEGSLDTWSWSLNVPVLNSLSEDNEVERFSQEHQDAVECYKQQRRKVSHLKKTIKATRGFKEFQKIIDMRNFTKEKIERLEARSRRLTRRIRQIEPTGWKEFLQISKVIQEARALDINTQVIYPLGETAAAIRGENELWLAMVLRNKVLLDLKPSQLAAVCGSLVSEGIKLRPWKNSSYVYEPSSVVTGVISYLEEQRNSLIDLQERHSVKIPCEIDAQFAGMVEAWASGLTWREIMMDSAMDDGDLARLLRRSIDLLAQIPKLPDIDPVLQKNAQIACSVMDRVPISELAG, encoded by the exons ATGCACTGCATCGCCCCCCgcctgctcctcctcccgctcccgacCGTCTCCCGCCACGCGCTATCGCCAACCCAGACGCCACCTCTTCCTCCCCTCCTCCCCTCCCGCGCCTGTAAGTTCCACCTCGCCTCGGCGCGCTCGCCGTCCCGCGCCGCCGCTTCGGTTTCCGGCGACGacgaggatgaggaggttgacgtGGATGACGACGAGGACGACGAGACAACCATCCGCAACGTAGACGATGAATACGACGACGATTTCGAGGACGGGGATGAGGGAGATGAGGGCGATGAGGAGGCGGTGGACGAGGAGAGCGGTGGTGAGTACGAGGAAGAGGCGGGGGAGGACGAGGACAAGCGGGAGGATACCGCAGCGCGGAGGCGGGACTCGGAGGAGTATAAGTCGCGGCGGGTGGCGAAGCTGGTCGCCGAGGTGCGGGAGTTCGGGGAGGACGTCATCGACTACAACGAGCTCGCCGGGATCTACGACTTCCCCATCGACAAGTTTCAG CGCTTGGCTATACAAGCATTTTTAAGAGGTTCATCTGTTGTAGTTTCTGCACCTACAAGTAGTGGGAAAACattaatagcagaagctgcagcagttgcaacaGTAGCAAGAGGAAGGCGTCTCTTCTACACAACACCATTAAAGGCATTGTCAAACCAGAAGTTCCGTGATTTCCG GAATACCTTCGGTGATCATAATGTTGGCCTTCTTACAGGAGATTCTGCTATCAACAAAGATGCTCAGATCCTAATCATGACAACAGAGATTTTACGTAACATGCTGTACCAAAG TGTTGGCATGACAGCCTCTGAAGGTAGATTATTTCAAGTTGATGTCATTGTTTTGGATGAAGTCCATTATTTGAGTGATATCTCACGTGGCACTGTTTGGGAAGAAACT GTCATATATTGTCCAAAGGAAGTCCAACTTATATGTCTGTCAGCCACTGTTGCAAATCCTGATGAATTAGCTGGCTGGATAAGTCAG ATTCATGGTAAAACAGAGCTTGTAACATCGAACAAACGTCCAGTTCCGCTTACTTGGCACTTCTCGAAGAAATATTCATTACAACCGCTTCTTGATGGAAAGGGGAAAAAAATGAATAG GAAACTGCGGATGTCTAACTCCCAAAACTTAGCATCTCCAAAGAGTGAGTTCTATTATGTGAAAGGGAAGAGGAGGTTTAGAACAAATAAAATTGAGCAAGGTAATAGCAGGCCTTTGGACATATCGAAACAGGTTCAGTTATCAAAGCATGAACTCAGCAATATGCGTCGTTCCCAA GTTCCACTAATACGTGACACTTTATCACAACTATGGGAAAATGGCATGCTTCCAGCTATCTGGTTTATTTTTAGTAGAAGAGGGTGTGATGCAGCTGTTGAGTACCTTGAGGATTGCAGACTGTTGCATGACTGTGAGGCTAGTGAAGTTGAGCTGGAACTTAGGAGGTTCAAGATGCAATATCCTGATGCTATTCGAGAAAGTGCTGTGAAAGGACTCATGCGAGGAGTTGCGGCCCATCATGCTGGTTGCTTGCCACTGTGGAAATCATTTATTGAAGAATTATTTCAACGTGGCCTTGTTAAAGTAGTTTTTGCGACAGAAACCCTTGCAGCTGGGATTAATATGCCTGCCAGGACGGCTGTAATTTCTTCTCTCAGTAAAAGAATAGATGCTGGGCGCCAGCTCTTAACCCCGAATGAACTATTCCAGATGGCAGGTCGTGCTGGAAGGAGAGGGATTGATACAGTTGGGCATGCTGTTCTTGTTCAGACTCCATATGAAGGGCCTGAAGAGTGTTGTGACATCATCTTTGCCGGACTTGAGCCACTTGTCTCACAATTCACTGCATCATATGGGATGGTTTTGAATCTTCTTGCC GGTTCAAAAGTTACACATAAACAGAAAGAATCGGATGATGTTAAGGACAAGCATTCTGGAAGAACCTTAGAAGAAGCTCGAAAGCTAGTGGAGCAAAGCTTTGGGAATTATGTTGGTAGCAATGTAATGGTTGCTGCCAAAGAAGAGACTGAAAGAATAAGGCAAGAAATACAATACCTCTCTTCAGAAATTACTGATGAATCTATTGATCGAAAATGCAGGGAAGAATTATCAGAAGAAGACTATGCTGAGATTTCCCTCCTACAGAAGAGACTAAAG GAAGAGAAGCAGATCAGAAATGAGCTGAAAAAAAAGATGGAACTGGAGAGAATGGCTGCATGGAAAAATCGGTTAGAGGAATTTGAAAGTGGCCATCTTCCTTTCATGTGCCTGCAATACAAAGATAAGGATTCAATTCAGCACACGATCCCTGCTGTATTTATTGGAAACCTCAACTCATTtgctgatcaaaagatcatgaacATG GTGGAAGATGATTCACTTGTTTCTGGCAAGCCGAAACGTGATAGTGGGGAACAACTTTATCGCCCATCTTACTATGTAGCTTTAAGTTCAGATAATTCATGGTATCTGTTCACAGAAAAATGGATTAAAACTGTTTACAAGACAGGTCTACCTGCTGTCCCTTCTGTTGAAGGGGGCACACTCCCTAGAGAAACCCTGAAACAGCTCCTCCTGCGTGAAGAGTTGGTGTGGGATAAAGTTGAAAAATCAGAATACGGCTCTTTGTTAAGCATGGAAGGTTCTTTAGACACATGGTCGTGGAGTCTCAATGTTCCTGTGCTTAATAGCCTTTCGGAAGACAATGAG GTAGAACGATTCTCCCAGGAACATCAAGATGCTGTAGAATGCTACAAGCAACAGAGGAGGAAGGTTTCACATTTAAAGAAAACAATAAAGGCTACTAGGGGTTTCAAAGAATTCCAAAAGATCATCGACATGAGAAATTTTACAAAAGAGAAGATTGAGCGCTTAGAAGCTAGATCCCGTCGCTTGACTCGACGAATAAGACAAATTGAACCGACCGGTTGGAAAGAATTTCTCCAG ATTAGCAAAGTCATACAAGAGGCTAGAGCATTGGATATCAATACTCAGGTAATCTATCCTTTGGGTGAGACGGCAGCGGCTATACGAGGGGAAAATGAGCTATGGCTTGCTATGGTTCTTAGGAACAAGGTCCTCTTGGATCTAAAGCCATCTCAACTGGCAGCAGTTTGTGGAAGTTTAGTTTCCGAAGGGATCAAACTTCGTCCTTGGAAAAATAGCAG CTATGTATATGAACCTTCTTCTGTTGTTACTGGTGTTATAAGTTATTTAGAAGAGCAGAGAAATTCGCTAATCGATCTCCAAGAGAGACATAGTGTTAAG ATACCTTGCGAAATAGATGCCCAGTTTGCTGGGATGGTTGAAGCCTGGGCTTCAGGACTGACTTGGAGGGAGATAATGATGGACTCTGCAATGGACGATGGAGATTTAGCCCGTCTACTCAGGCGCTCTATAGATTTACTAGCTCAG ATTCCCAAACTGCCAGACATTGATCCGGTTCTCCAAAAGAATGCACAAATTGCTTGCAGCGTCATGGACCGAGTACCGATTAGTGAGCTTGCCGGTTGA